TAAGAGGAGCGCGTTGAGAATATGGATGATCAGATTGGTCAAATGATGTTTTCCAGGTGCAAGGCCATACATCTGGTAATCCAGCATATGAGAGATCCAGGTTAAGGGGTGATAATATGCAATACCGGTGAAACCGAACGCCCATTGGACACTCTCGGGAGTCACACCTTTTTGGACGTTTCTATTAGCCGAAACGTATTCCTTGTCGTCGATGTTAAGAAATTGATGATACCGGACGTCACTGTAGGCAACAATAGTCAGAATCATGATCGCAATCGGAATAATCAGCTTTGCGATAGTGGCTTTTTGTTTATTACCAAGCGGTTTCATCAGAATACCTGCAAAGAAAAATAGCTGACCAGTATACTGGTCAGCTATTTTGATTAACCTGATTAATTTTCGTCACAGAATGCACGAAATCTTCTGATTCACACAGTCATGCCAGTCTCAGACAGACTAAAACAGCTTAAACGTTTTAATCGAATAGGTTGTGCTGACCCCCGTCATGTAATCACCAGTCGGCCCAACCGTGACGGTAGCCGTGTAAGTACCGGCTGTGCCCGCGATCGTTCCCTGAAAATCTCCGACGGTGACCGGAGACGTCGCGGTGAAACTGGTTGCGCTCGCCGTCCCCTGAAGCAGTTTCTGTCCATATTCCATCGACGCCGCGGAGATCAATCCCGAAAGCGCACCCGCAACGGCCTTGTTCTTGGCATCCGCCTGCATATCGAGGTATTTCGGAATGGCGATTGCCGCGAGAATTCCGAGAATAACCAGAACCGCGATGATTTCGATCAGCGTGAAGCCCTTCTGATTCCTTTTTTTCAGCATCTTTCTTCCTCCTTCATGTTTTATATTAGTAGGTTCATAGAATATCCCGCTCAAGTCTTTGACAGATGTGTGTCTTCACCTCCCTTCAGCAATAAATAAATTCTAGATGATTATATGCATACAACATGCCAGCATGGCACCATGCCCGCATTATCATCAAATAAGCAACAGGTCCCTCAAACTATAATGATCAACGGACATTCCGAAGCAAGTTTCAAAGAGGATGAGCCCTTTTGAAGGCCGTTTATTCCCCTGCAAAGTCCCTGATTCAAAATCATGATGGTTAATCTACAAATTTTGTAGCTTTCTTTATCGCAGCTGCGTCTATGCCGTATTTCCGGATCCGGTGCCAAAGGCTCCTTTGGTTTATTCCCAGAATCTCTGCCGCCCGAACCTGAACCCCTCCCGCCCTGGTAATCGCTTCGATGATCATCCCTTTTTCAATCTCACTGAGCCGGTCGTCAAGTGTATTTCCTTCTGTTACGGAAAATTCCTGCTTGAGTTGAATTCTGCTGCTCTCGCCTCTCACCTCGGGAGGCAGGTGCATCATTTCGATATCATTCTCTGCGATCACGGCCGCTCTTTCTATCACATTGCGTAACTCCCGCACGTTTCCCGGCCATGAATAACCAAGTAGAACGTTCATCGCCTCCGGTGTAATCTTCTTTGCTTTTTCCTTTGCGTTCAGAAAATGATCCACCAGTGCTGGAATGTCTTCCTTGCGTTCACGTAATGCGGGGAGCCATATTGAAAATACGTTTACCCTATAAAAAAGATCTTCGCGGAAGGTTCCTTCCTTCACCATTTCACGCAGATCTTTGTTTGTAGCGGCTATAAAACGAACATCCACTTCGATCTGTTTCGTACCACCGACTCTCTCGAACACCCTCTCCTGCAGGACTCTCAGCAATTTTGCCTGCGTTGCCAGGGGCATGTCTCCTATTTCATCGAGGAAGATTGTTCCCCCATCAGCCAGTTCAAATTTACCTTTCTTTTGCGCGATTGCTCCCGTAAAAGATCCTTTCTCATGGCCGAATAGCTCACTTTCAAGAAGTCCTTCCGGAATTGCAACGCAATTTATAGTAATAAATGGTTTTTTGCTACGCGTGCTGTGTTCGAAGATTGCAGTTGCTACAAGCTCCTTTCCCGTTCCGCTCTCCCCGGAAATCATGACTGTTGATTCCGTCGGCGCCACTTTCACGATCTGGCCGAAGATCTCGCGTATACTCCTGCTCTGGCCGATGATTCCCGGAAATAGCTCTCTTGCTTCAACTTTTGATAGGATGTTTGTAACTTGAGACAGGACGTCTGAATATCGTTGAACTTCATCCCTCTGTTTTTTTTTCGGCACCAACTCGTTTTCAGAAGGTGGCGGCAGCAGATTGAGGCTTTCCGTCTTCTGGACGAATTCCTCGACCGGTTTCAGAATCGTCCACAAGATTAAAAATGCTACAACAAAAGTAACGGCCCCCAATGAAGCCGCCCAGATTAGTATCTGTGTAAAATCAACCGAACTCAGTTTCTGCTCATACGTGATGAGCCTGTATGTCACCAATATGCTTATGATCGGAATACCGCTGAATATCAAAGGAATGATGACATATAAGCTTACATTTATCCTTTTCCTCTGCTTGATCTGCATGATGCGCGCACATTTTCTGTATCTCTATTTGGCAAGCTTCGTCATATCCCACATGGGCAGGAATACTGCGAGTGCAAAAAATCCAACGACCACGGCAAGTCCAACAACCAGGATCGGTCCTATCAGGTCCGAGAGGCGTTTGACCTGATATTCCACCTCTTCGTCGTAATGCTTGGATATGACCCTCATCATTTCTTCAATATTCCCGGATTCTTCGCCAATTGCCACCATGTCTACTACCATGGGAGGAAAATATTTCGCCCTTCTCAGCGGCTGGGCAAGCCCCAAACCCTGCTGCATCATTTCCTGCACCCTTGCAAACTCCCTTGCAATGGCCGAATTGCCGATTGTTCCGATCAGAACCTTCATGGTCGTCAGGATCTGTACGCCACTTGATTGAAGGATGGAAAAGATGCTGGCAAACCGGGACATGGACGCCTTCTGGAAAAGAGACCCTAACAGCGGCAGTTTCAATAGAAACCTGTCTCTTGCCAAAGCACCTCGTTCTGTCTTGAAGTAATAGCGTAGACCGAAGATGATCAGGAAGACGGCTGCAATAATGATATGCCAATAGTTGTTCAGGAACTGATACAGCGTCATGGCTGCTTTCGTCGGCCATGGCAGTTCAATGCCTGCCCTCAAAAAAATCCCTACGAATCTTGGAATCACGAATGTCAGAAGAACAACAAAGGCGATGCTCAAGGCTACCAGAACGATAATTGGATATTGCAGTGCTGCCTTCACGTCCGATCTGATCTTGTGTTCATGTTCCAGGATATAGCTCAAACGCTCCAAGACATCCGGAACCGTCCCGCTGACCTCTCCCGCATGGATCATGCTGCGGTACAGGGGGATGAAAACCTTCGGATGCTTTTCCATTGCGTCTGTCAGGGTGGCTCCCCCCTTGATGTCCATGTCCATCTGGCCGATGGCTTTCTTCAGGATCGCACTCTGAGTTTGCGCCTCCAGAACCTGAAGCAGCCTGAGAATCGGAACCCCGGCAAGAAGGAGAGTCCGGAACTGCTTGGTGAAGAGAATCAATTCCGGGGGACTGACAGAACCAAAGGTAGCGTTCAATTTGGCCATGAAGCCTTTTTGTGTGCCGGCATCCGCAGAGGTGACCTTGGCGGGGATAAAACCCCTGGCCGCAAGGATGTTATTCACCATTTCCGGTGTGTCCGCCTCGATGGTTCCGGAAACGGTCACTCCGTTTTCATTGATCGCCTGGTAGGCGAAGGTGGGCATGAGAAACCTCCCTTGGTATTTATACCATGACGGATGATGCCGCCTCTTCCAGTGTTGTGATCCCTGCCAGAACCTTGGCTGCTGCGTCTTCCTTCAATGTCCGGAGTTTACCCGCCGCTACTGCAGCTCGAGTGATGTCCTGGCTCGATTCCTTTCTCAGGATCATCTCTTGGATCATCTCGTCATTAACCAGGACCTCGAAGACACCAGTTCGTCCCCTGTATCCCGTGTTCAGGCACTGATAGCAACCCTTCCCCCTCGTAAAATTGGCATCTCGGGCATTCTCCAATCCCCACGCCTCGAGGGCCTTGCGGGGCGGCTGATAGGATTCCTTGCAATAGGGGCATACCGTCCGAACAAGCCGCTGGGCAAACGAAACGAGAAGGATCGAGGATACGAGAAACGGTTCGATACCCATATCGATAAATCGTGTAATCGCCCCGGCTGCATCGTTCGTGTGAACCGTACTGAAGAGGCGGTGTCCTGTCAGGGCTGCCTGAACTGCGATGGAGGCGGTCTCGGAGTCGCGGATTTCACCGACCATGATGACATCCGGGTCTTGCCTGAGAATGGAGCGGAGACCGCTCGCGAAGGTCATGCCGGCTTTGCGGTTTAGCTGAACCTGGCGGATGTTGTTCACCCGGTATTCGACTGGATCTTCCAGTGTGATGATATGAATGTCGGGTCGATTGATTTCGTTCAGAATTGAATACAGGCTGGTGCTCTTGCCGCTTCCGGTGGGTCCCGTGCTGAGGATCATTCCGTATGGTTTCTGGCTCATGGCCTCGATCTTCAGGCGGTCATCCTCGCTCATGCCCAGGCGATTCAGGGTATAGATTCCCGTTCTCATATCGAGGAGACGGAGCACCACGTTCTCGCCGTAGATGGTCGGCATGGAGGAGACGCGGACGTTGATCTCCCGGTTTTCCATCTTGAGTGTAAAACGTCCATCCTGAGGCATTCTTGTGACTGTGATGTCCATGCCTGCGAGGATCTTGAGCCTGGCAGTGATCGGAAGTCCCAGGGACTTTGGTGGCGAAGGCACCTCGTATAGCTTGCCGTCGATGCGAAACCTGAGCGAGATATTGTGCTGCTGGGGGCTGACGTGGATATCGCTGGCGCCTTCCCGAATGGCCTGGGAGAAGATCGAATTCACCAGCCGGATAACCGGGGCTTCCACAGCCATGTCCTGCAGGGTGGACACCTGGATATCCTGCTGGGCGGCTTCCTTTTCCTGCTCCAACTCTTCCGTTTCGATCGTGTCGAGAACCGTGCTCAAACCGGTTTGCGCGCCGTACATGGTGTTAAATAGCTGATTGAACTCCCGCTCCGTGCAGATGACCGGCTCTACTTCGGAGTCCGCTGTGATCTCGATGGCATCCAGCACATTGATGTCCAGCGGATCGGTCAGCGCAACCGTCAGAAGGCGCCCCCGTTTCCTGATCGGGACGACCTGGTTCTTCTGTGCGAAGTCTGAAGGGATCAGGATGGCCAGGTCGATATCAATGGGGTACTGTTCCGGACGGTACTGCTCTATCTTTAGCTGACTGCTAAGCAAATCGATCACCTGGCTCTCTTGCACAATCCCCTGTCGTGTCAGATATTGCCCCAGTCTGACACCGGACTTCTTGTGCGAAGACAGCGCCTGTGAGA
Above is a window of Syntrophaceae bacterium DNA encoding:
- a CDS encoding prepilin-type N-terminal cleavage/methylation domain-containing protein translates to MLKKRNQKGFTLIEIIAVLVILGILAAIAIPKYLDMQADAKNKAVAGALSGLISAASMEYGQKLLQGTASATSFTATSPVTVGDFQGTIAGTAGTYTATVTVGPTGDYMTGVSTTYSIKTFKLF
- a CDS encoding type II secretion system F family protein, translated to MPTFAYQAINENGVTVSGTIEADTPEMVNNILAARGFIPAKVTSADAGTQKGFMAKLNATFGSVSPPELILFTKQFRTLLLAGVPILRLLQVLEAQTQSAILKKAIGQMDMDIKGGATLTDAMEKHPKVFIPLYRSMIHAGEVSGTVPDVLERLSYILEHEHKIRSDVKAALQYPIIVLVALSIAFVVLLTFVIPRFVGIFLRAGIELPWPTKAAMTLYQFLNNYWHIIIAAVFLIIFGLRYYFKTERGALARDRFLLKLPLLGSLFQKASMSRFASIFSILQSSGVQILTTMKVLIGTIGNSAIAREFARVQEMMQQGLGLAQPLRRAKYFPPMVVDMVAIGEESGNIEEMMRVISKHYDEEVEYQVKRLSDLIGPILVVGLAVVVGFFALAVFLPMWDMTKLAK
- a CDS encoding type II/IV secretion system protein; the protein is MRVKKKLGELLVENGLITEDQLSQALSSHKKSGVRLGQYLTRQGIVQESQVIDLLSSQLKIEQYRPEQYPIDIDLAILIPSDFAQKNQVVPIRKRGRLLTVALTDPLDINVLDAIEITADSEVEPVICTEREFNQLFNTMYGAQTGLSTVLDTIETEELEQEKEAAQQDIQVSTLQDMAVEAPVIRLVNSIFSQAIREGASDIHVSPQQHNISLRFRIDGKLYEVPSPPKSLGLPITARLKILAGMDITVTRMPQDGRFTLKMENREINVRVSSMPTIYGENVVLRLLDMRTGIYTLNRLGMSEDDRLKIEAMSQKPYGMILSTGPTGSGKSTSLYSILNEINRPDIHIITLEDPVEYRVNNIRQVQLNRKAGMTFASGLRSILRQDPDVIMVGEIRDSETASIAVQAALTGHRLFSTVHTNDAAGAITRFIDMGIEPFLVSSILLVSFAQRLVRTVCPYCKESYQPPRKALEAWGLENARDANFTRGKGCYQCLNTGYRGRTGVFEVLVNDEMIQEMILRKESSQDITRAAVAAGKLRTLKEDAAAKVLAGITTLEEAASSVMV
- a CDS encoding sigma-54-dependent Fis family transcriptional regulator → MQIKQRKRINVSLYVIIPLIFSGIPIISILVTYRLITYEQKLSSVDFTQILIWAASLGAVTFVVAFLILWTILKPVEEFVQKTESLNLLPPPSENELVPKKKQRDEVQRYSDVLSQVTNILSKVEARELFPGIIGQSRSIREIFGQIVKVAPTESTVMISGESGTGKELVATAIFEHSTRSKKPFITINCVAIPEGLLESELFGHEKGSFTGAIAQKKGKFELADGGTIFLDEIGDMPLATQAKLLRVLQERVFERVGGTKQIEVDVRFIAATNKDLREMVKEGTFREDLFYRVNVFSIWLPALRERKEDIPALVDHFLNAKEKAKKITPEAMNVLLGYSWPGNVRELRNVIERAAVIAENDIEMMHLPPEVRGESSRIQLKQEFSVTEGNTLDDRLSEIEKGMIIEAITRAGGVQVRAAEILGINQRSLWHRIRKYGIDAAAIKKATKFVD